AAGATCTGGGAGACATCTATACTTAGTTTTTTGGAAGTCTGAAATAAACTTCTCTCCCTGTTTTCAAGtttttgaaacttgaaaaaaaaactttcaagtttttgagagagagagagagagagtaggggaggggcagagagagagggagacagaagatctgaagtgggctctgtgctgacagcagagagcccaatgcaaggcttgaactcacaaaccatgagatcatgacctgaggtgaagtcagacacttaactgactgatccacccaggcagccctgaacTTCTCTCTTAATTTCACAGACTTATCATGATAATTCTCTTAgaagggaggcacctgggtggcttcgtcagttaaagcgactgacttcagctcaggtcatgatctaacagtttgtggattcgagccccatattgggctctgtgctgacagctcagagcctggagcctgcttcagatcctgtgtctcctctctgcctctctctctgtctgtctgtctctctgtctctctccccacacacacacccttgtgttctctctctctctctctctctctctctcaaaacaagatAATTTTCTTAGAAGGTAAATGGCTCTCTGGCAGTTAAATTCTAAGGCTGATTCTCAAAGGCCAAGGCTGGTACCATTCCTACCCTAAGCAGCTTGAGACAGAAAAGTGATTCCCAAACTTTCTTGATCAGATAAATCTCCTGTGGTACCCATTAAAATGTGGATGCATGGGCATCCCCCCACCAAGATTCTGGTTCAGCAGGCTCAGGGCCCAGGAATTTGTATTCCTAACCCAGGGTCCTGAGTGATTCCTGTAACTGGCTGGAGTGCTTGAGGACAGACAGGTAGAAGTGCATGCTCCTGGCAAAGCTGatagcctgtgcaaaggccccgggACATGAGAGAAAGTGGTGAGATCAAGAAATCCCATCAAAGTGGATGTACCGTGAAGACGGTActtgaaataaaatcttcatGCCTTTTGCCAAGATTTGTAGGCCTGAAGCTCTCCACTGCCTCTTCAACTCACACCTTGGCCCCTCTCTCCTGGCTCACTAGCCCAGTCACACCGGTGTCTATCAGTCTGGGAAATAAGCCTGCATGTTTACTGTTCCTCTGCTttaaatgctctctctctctctctggtcttgCTATTGCTGATTCCTTCCCACCCTGCGCATTTCAGCTTAAATGTCATCTCACAGAGCCCTCCCCAACCACCTGTCTATAGCATTCTTCTCTAAAAtcattccttttgtttattttgcggCACCAATAATTGTAGAGAATTATCTAGTTAACGTGTGTTCCTTGAGGccagggactttgttttgttcacaacTGGGTCCCTAGTGGCTAAGTTGGCACCCAGCacaggcagcagcagcaggccaTGACTTCCGTGGAATGGATTAAGGGTTCTGTgtggaaggacagggagaggggtAGGCTAAAGTGGAACATGGGAAATGGGAGCCAGAGTATGAATGTTCAGAATGGTCCTGCCAACCttcacccacccctgccccaggaagATGGGCTCAAGTGCCCCCATGGTGACCCTGGTCAGATGTTACCTGCTTGGTCATTCAGCTGGTTATAGCTCAAGTCCAGGGATTTCAGGCCTGTGTGGGCCAGCAGGAGTTCAGCAAGGTATGGGGCTGCCTGCTCGTCTAGGCCATTTCCTGCCAGCTGTATCTTCTGCATGGTTGGGTTCACCATGAGGGCAGCACAGACAGCCTGGGCTCCCACTGCTCCCAGCTGGTTCTCCGACAGGTCCACATCTAGGGGTCAGCACCACTTCTCAATCAGTGGGATCCAAAGCCCGGCACCACCCTCTTCCGCCTTCCTCTATCCGCCAAACCTCCAGACCTGAGGCAGCAGAAGGGGCTTTGCAGCTGGACCATCCTGGGTCGCATGGTGactctgccactcaccagctgcatctccccaggcccccaggcaGCTTCTCTGATGCCCACACCCACCCCACACATCCACAAGCTTCTTTGTCAAGGGGTTAAAACCGCCTACTTCATGGTGCTGTGCAGGATGCCTGCGATGGAGATCCAGTCACCCTGTTGATGATTCATGCCTGGCAGCGATATAATACACCCACAGAAGTCTTCACTGATGCACTTCTGGGAACTGGCAATGATGGCCCAGGTGGCCATGCTTGGAGCATGTCACATATGCAGTTTCATTTAATACTCAGTACAACTCCAAGGGCTAAGTAGTATTGTTGGGGCCATTTCACAGATTGAAAAGTAAGGCTCAGCAAGGGTGAATGGCTTGCCCAGGGTCATCCCTGATAGAAGGTGGCTCATCGGTGGTAGAGGTGGCGTTTGCATCCAGCCCCACTTCATTCCCACCCAGCCCTCCACCCTCTCACACTGTCCACCCCTTGGCTCTCTGTTGGAGGACCCTTTCACCCTGCATTTAGGCAATGGGAGGCCACCATATGGAGGGGGAGGTGCTGGCCAGCcaaggaggggagtggggagtagGCAATCAGGAGAGGAGTAGCATCCAGCATTGGGGGCACCACAGAGATTCGAACTCCACCCCCATCAGCCCCACCCTGTGTTAAGACCCCTGCACCAGCAACACCAACAGGCCCCAAGTGAGAAGGCCCAGCTATGGGGGGGAGCCCACACCCCTCAGGAAAGGGAGGACTCAAATGTGCCCACCAGCCCCAAACTCAGCACTTACCACAAATGCTGCTGCTTTTGCTTAGGGCACCTGCCAGGGCCTCTGCACCGGCCCCACAGAGCCCATTGTCTCGAAGGTCCAGCCGCTTGACATAGGGATTGGAGTTCAGTGCGAAAGCCAGAGCCCGGGCACCCTTGGACAAAGAGGGGCCTGAGGGGCCTGGTCTTTCCTAGGGGTGAAGGCCTCAGACACAGCTAGCCACTACCCTGGCTTGTTTCCGGGGCTCAGCCCACCTGGTGCCCTCCAACTGGAAGGCTCTCTCTTTCCCACATGCCCAGGGGACACCTGCTTCTCTTTTAGGCTTCACCCAGATTTCACTTCCTGGAGCCTTCcctgactgccccccccccagcaggTTAGAGGTCCCCTGCAGGCCCCTCAACCCTTACACTGAATTCTGTCATAGCCTTGATCCTACCTGTCACCCAGATACAGGGGATGggacatgcctggcacatagcaaagtTGGGGAGTGTGCAGTATGGGTTCAAGAAGGGGCCACTCCATGGCTGCTGCCTCTGAGGTCCTTTTACTCCAAGCCTGGCCCCGGGGTTTCCCCAAGGTTACCTGGGGCCCCAGGCCACGGTGCCGCAGGTTCAGCTCTGGGGCGCTCCCTTGGCGCAGAAAGCAGGAGGCGGGCACAACTCTATGGGCCTGGCAAGACCTCAGGTAGAGGGTGTCCTTGACCAGTTCTCCAGGCCCATGGATGCCTGATAGGAGACAGGGAGATGATGAATGTAGATCCCTCTCTACACACAGTAgcctcctccccccgccctctGTCACCGTccagtctgtgtttccctctagaAGCACTTCTTCCTCTGCTAgtagagactgaggctcagagaaagcaAATCCTTTCCCTAAAGTCACGCAGAAAGTAATAGCTAATCTGAGTAGAGCCAGGATCAGGACCCTGCCTGTCTGATGCCAAAGTGCACGCTATGTGTTTTCCACTGGGTTGCAGAACACGTATGTTTTGTGAACGTTTTATGGGGGAAGAAACTGAAACAATTCTGTTTTATACATTCATTAGCTTAGTTGTTCCTGGGGGTTGGGAAAACCCAGCCCTGATCCCATTTCTGGGTAGGACACCCCCTCTTACACTGTTTGGTGGAGTTTTTGCATTTTAACATCACTTTGGgggtgttttcttcttttctttctttctttctttctctttctttctttctttctttcttttaaagttcatttatttatttttaagagagagagagagagcagcagagaggcaaagagagagggaaagagagaatcccaagcaggctctaccctgtcagctcagagcgtgacttggggctcaatcccacaaactgtgaggtcatgagctgagccgaaatcaagagtccgaagcTTAATGACCAAcggagccagtcaggcacccctcttttttttttttttaagattttctttttaagtaatttctacacccaagatgggactcgaactcacaaccctaagatcaagagtcccccactccacctactgagccagccaggtgcccctggaggtgttttcttttttttttttcttccttccttctttcctttcctttcctttctttcttaagcttatttctttcttttgagatctttctttctttctttctttctttctttctttctttctttctgaagtttatttattttgagagagacagagacagtgtgagtgggggaggagtagagagagagggagagagtgagagagaatcccaagcaggctccacactgtcagcacagcgcgTGATGCGGGCCtcaagctcaaactcatgaaaccatgagatcgggacctgagcggaaatcaagagtgggacacttaactgacttcgccacccaagcgcccctggagGCGTTTTCTAAAGATGGAACTCCTGATGCCGCCAGGAGCATTGTGGGGAGGGCACAGGACTGGAGAGACCACAGGCTGTCCTGAAGGTGTCGCACGGAGGGGTGTGCTCCTTGCTGGACAGGGGTCCCCTGCCTACTTGGCCCCAGCCTGCCCTCTGCAACCCTGCGGGATAAGCTCCCAGTTGAGGAGAAAGGcctgcccccatccctgcccGGGAGCACCTTCCGTCTCCTGGTCGGAGTCTGAATCAACTTCCGAACGCTCCTTGGCCTCCGGGGCTCCTGCAACATGCCcagcggccgccgccgccgccgccgccgccgccgccgccgccgccgccgccgcctcctcctcctcctcctcctcctcctcctcctcctcctcctcctcctcctcgccttCATTCTCCCCAGGCCTCTTGTAGGGACCCCTCATAGTTACGCCCATTTCTCAGTGGCAGCAATGAGGCGGAGACTGCACCGCACAGCAACTCGAGCCCTTCCCCGGGGATGTGGGCGGACCCTCCGGCTGCGCCGACCAATTGGATATGCCGTGCAGCGAACAGGCGTCCGCTGCAGCCAATAGGAACGCTCCCCTCCCGGCAGCCGTCGTCTGGGCAACCCAGGTGTTGTGGGTTGCTATAGAAACCGTCGCTGGCCCGGGTAGACCTTTAGCCTGCTGACAAGCTGAGCGGATGAGAGAGTGCTCCACGGTTTCAGCATCGGTCCCCCTTCCCCGCCTTCCACGGACTGGGGAACGTGGCTGACTCCAGCGTCTGTGCCTTAGTCCCTGCGCTCTGCGGGCGCACGGCACGAGAAAGCCTGGGGAGCCTTGCAAAGCCCCATCACCCTCCTCTCTAGAGCCAGAGTCACGCTCTCACCGTATGGCTGCCAGTTCTCTCTCATGGTCTAGCGTCTCATATGCTATTTCCTCCACCAGGAACATTCCTCTCCAAGTTTCCTTGTTGAACTTCAGAATCCGCAAGCGTCACTTCAGAGATCACTTTTTcctgaagtttttcttcctttctttttttcttttattaattgttttgacgtttacttattttggagagacacagagagacagcgtgagcaggggaggggcagagaaagagggagacacagaatctgaagcaggttccaggctctgagctgtcagcacagagcccgacgcggggcttgaactcacaaaccacaagatcatgacctgagcccaagccggacgcttaaccgactaagccacccaggcgcccctttcctgaAGTTTTTCTTGAcccctcctctgggctcctgcAGTCCTCATGCTGCCCTCTCACAGTACCTATGACACTTgtcatttcctcctccttccctcccccaaggAAGTGAGGCCAGAGGGCAGGTTGCAGGGGCTGCTCCTctctgcctggccctgggcccctgcagagggagagggtggcagGCCCTGGGCAGCTGGTGGTTGGGATTAAACCCAGGGCTGAGGGGTGGAGGCTGGAACCTGTCCCCAGTGGAAGTGTCCCTTTAATAGCTGCTGGCCCGCCGGCTTGGACGCCTGCTGTACCTCCTATTCAGCTGTGGCTGCAGCTGCTGTGCTGACTCATGTGCCCCAGCAGACAGCAGGAGCTGGAAGCATGGGCTCCCCGGGGGCCCTGGCGGGCTCGGGGCTTCTGGATTACAAAACGGAGAAGTATGTGATAACCAGGAACTGGCGGGTGGGCGCCCTGCAGAGGTTGCTGCAGCTCGGGGTCATG
This DNA window, taken from Neofelis nebulosa isolate mNeoNeb1 chromosome 11, mNeoNeb1.pri, whole genome shotgun sequence, encodes the following:
- the LOC131489611 gene encoding LOW QUALITY PROTEIN: leucine-rich repeat-containing protein 74B-like (The sequence of the model RefSeq protein was modified relative to this genomic sequence to represent the inferred CDS: inserted 2 bases in 1 codon) — translated: MFLVEEIAYETLDHERELAAIRAAAAAAAAAGHVAGAPEAKERSEVDSDSDQETEGIHGPGELVKDTLYLRSCQAHRVVPASCFLRQGSAPELNLRHRGLGPQGARALAFALNSNPYVKRLDLRDNGLCGAGAEALAGALSKSSSICDVDLSENQLGAVGAQAVCAALMVNPTMQKIQLAGNGLDEQAAPYLAELLLAHTGLKSLDLSYNQLNDQAGEMLGPALAENTGLTELNINWNHLRGPGAVAFARALEANIFLRVLDISYNGFGDPGASAVGEALKTNNVLEELNMSNNRISAVGALSLGLGLRVNQTLRILVMSRNPMRGEGCFGVLKSVRDNPGSALELLDFSDIQVDREFDDLAISVKVILPALHIKTAAHRVEYXKDLPPVYTPSLLASVPK